Proteins encoded within one genomic window of Bradyrhizobium sp. 186:
- a CDS encoding anti-sigma factor, producing the protein MNDHRISVTEDELHAYVDGELPAERCVDVEAWLAAHPEDAERVQSWRAMAEMLHARYDAVAQEPVPARLELERLERRPRQWLYGAAAAVLVAFIAGGTAGWVAHGAANAPSTFQSFTTDALDAHRLYVVEVRHPVEVGGNERDHLQAWLTRRCGWTVFAPNLEASGLKLVGGRLLPGPSGPASFLMYEGASGERYTIYTAKTESGATQMRYARTDKDGALFWADRGVGYVVSGGNDRDRLTKVAQAIYDQAEKNGT; encoded by the coding sequence ATGAACGACCACAGGATTTCAGTGACCGAGGACGAGCTGCACGCCTATGTCGACGGCGAGCTGCCGGCCGAGCGCTGCGTCGACGTCGAGGCCTGGCTCGCCGCCCACCCCGAGGACGCGGAGCGGGTGCAATCCTGGCGCGCCATGGCCGAGATGCTGCACGCCCGCTACGACGCCGTCGCGCAGGAGCCGGTGCCGGCGCGGCTGGAGCTGGAGCGGCTGGAACGCCGTCCCCGGCAATGGCTCTATGGCGCCGCCGCGGCCGTGCTGGTTGCCTTCATTGCCGGCGGCACGGCCGGGTGGGTGGCGCACGGCGCCGCCAACGCGCCCTCGACCTTCCAGAGTTTCACGACCGATGCACTCGACGCCCACCGGCTCTATGTCGTCGAGGTCCGCCACCCCGTCGAGGTCGGCGGTAACGAGCGCGACCATCTTCAGGCCTGGCTGACCAGGCGCTGCGGCTGGACCGTGTTCGCACCGAATCTGGAGGCGAGCGGGTTGAAACTCGTCGGCGGCCGGCTGCTGCCGGGGCCGAGCGGGCCGGCGTCGTTCCTGATGTATGAGGGCGCCTCGGGCGAGCGGTACACGATCTACACCGCCAAGACCGAAAGCGGCGCGACGCAGATGCGCTACGCCAGGACGGACAAGGACGGCGCGCTGTTCTGGGCCGACCGCGGCGTCGGCTACGTCGTCAGCGGCGGCAATGACCGCGACCGGCTGACCAAGGTGGCGCAGGCCATTTACGACCAAGCCGAGAAAAACGGCACCTAG
- a CDS encoding J domain-containing protein: MRDPYEVLGVPRSANAAAIKSAYRKLAKKHHPDSNKNDPKAAERFAELNSANEILGDEDKRKQFDRGEIDADGKPRFQGFPGGGARGRAGPGGFESYTFRGGGAGPGQGGGAFEDILNSMFGGGQRARPGAGGAGQFEFDTGGIGVDLDLNVAMTVSLEESVQGGEKRVRLPTGKELNVKIPVGVVSGQQIRLKGQGETAHGHPPGDLLITITVAPHAFFKVEGADLRIDLPVTLYEAVLGGKVRVPTLGNAVELSVPKNTSSGRTFRLKGKGLPKAGGTGDLFVTIRIMLPDGNDAELEALMEKWRDQHPYNPRSGLG, translated from the coding sequence ATGCGCGACCCCTATGAGGTCTTGGGGGTGCCGCGGAGCGCCAACGCTGCCGCGATCAAGAGCGCCTATCGCAAGCTTGCCAAGAAGCATCATCCAGACAGCAACAAGAACGACCCGAAGGCCGCCGAGCGCTTCGCTGAGCTCAATTCGGCCAACGAGATCCTCGGCGACGAGGACAAGCGCAAGCAGTTCGACCGCGGCGAGATCGACGCCGACGGCAAGCCGCGCTTCCAGGGCTTTCCGGGCGGTGGCGCGCGCGGGCGGGCGGGTCCCGGCGGGTTCGAGAGCTACACGTTCCGCGGCGGTGGCGCAGGCCCTGGCCAGGGCGGTGGTGCGTTCGAGGACATCCTCAACAGCATGTTCGGCGGCGGGCAGCGTGCGCGGCCCGGGGCCGGCGGCGCCGGGCAGTTCGAATTCGACACCGGCGGGATTGGAGTCGATCTCGACCTGAACGTCGCCATGACCGTCTCGCTGGAAGAGTCGGTGCAGGGCGGGGAGAAGCGCGTCCGGCTGCCGACAGGCAAGGAGCTCAACGTCAAGATTCCGGTCGGCGTCGTCAGCGGCCAGCAGATCCGGCTGAAGGGACAGGGCGAGACCGCGCACGGCCATCCGCCCGGCGATCTCCTGATCACCATCACCGTCGCACCGCACGCCTTCTTCAAGGTCGAGGGCGCCGATTTGCGGATCGACCTGCCGGTCACGCTCTACGAAGCGGTGCTCGGCGGCAAGGTTCGCGTGCCCACGCTCGGCAATGCCGTGGAGCTCTCGGTTCCCAAGAATACCTCCAGCGGCCGGACCTTCCGTCTCAAGGGCAAGGGCCTGCCGAAAGCTGGCGGAACCGGGGATCTCTTCGTCACCATCAGGATTATGCTACCGGACGGGAACGACGCCGAGCTTGAGGCATTGATGGAGAAGTGGCGGGACCAACACCCCTACAATCCACGTAGCGGGCTTGGTTAG
- a CDS encoding RT0821/Lpp0805 family surface protein, with the protein MTLILIGLGAGGCSFSRSDSSAYAKADDSDLTGSIARPAKEAAPTETDLAFARNAASDVLSKGDKDSSQHWENPETGARGSVTPIAQSYAAEDGRKCRDFLASFVNRNTESWLQGAGCQSSRGRWEIHTLKPWRS; encoded by the coding sequence ATGACGCTGATTCTGATCGGGCTCGGCGCCGGCGGCTGCAGCTTTTCCCGCAGTGACAGCAGTGCCTACGCCAAGGCCGACGACAGCGACCTCACCGGCTCGATCGCGCGGCCGGCAAAGGAGGCAGCACCGACCGAGACCGATCTCGCCTTCGCCCGTAATGCGGCTTCCGACGTCCTGAGCAAGGGCGACAAGGATTCCAGCCAGCACTGGGAGAATCCGGAGACCGGGGCGCGCGGCTCGGTGACGCCGATTGCGCAGTCATATGCCGCGGAGGACGGCCGCAAGTGCCGGGATTTCTTGGCGAGCTTCGTCAACCGCAATACCGAAAGCTGGCTTCAGGGCGCCGGCTGCCAAAGCAGCCGTGGCCGTTGGGAGATTCATACGCTAAAGCCGTGGCGGAGTTAG
- the pdxH gene encoding pyridoxamine 5'-phosphate oxidase, with the protein MSDTTSMKHQTPLTSGDFTAADEPFALFEAWLNEAIKSEPNDPNAMALATVDADGLPDVRMVLMKGFDTEGFVFYSHIASQKGRELAANPKAALLFHWKSLRRQVRIRGNVTPVTDAEADAYFATRPKQAQIGAWASKQSQPLESRFAFEQAIAKVAAKHVIGEVPRPPGWSGWRITPSRIEFWHDRPFRLHDRIEFRRDAAGQPWSKTRMYP; encoded by the coding sequence ATGAGCGACACGACCTCGATGAAACACCAGACACCCTTAACATCCGGTGATTTCACCGCCGCCGACGAACCTTTTGCGCTGTTCGAGGCCTGGCTGAACGAGGCGATCAAGAGCGAGCCGAACGATCCGAACGCCATGGCGCTCGCAACCGTCGACGCGGACGGGCTGCCGGACGTGCGCATGGTGCTGATGAAAGGCTTCGATACCGAGGGTTTCGTCTTCTACAGCCACATCGCGAGCCAGAAGGGCCGCGAACTCGCCGCAAATCCTAAGGCGGCGTTACTTTTTCACTGGAAGTCGCTGCGCCGTCAGGTCCGCATCCGCGGCAACGTGACGCCGGTGACCGACGCCGAGGCCGACGCCTATTTCGCCACCCGCCCCAAGCAGGCGCAGATCGGCGCCTGGGCGAGCAAGCAGTCGCAGCCGCTGGAAAGCCGCTTCGCCTTCGAGCAGGCGATCGCCAAGGTCGCGGCCAAGCACGTCATCGGCGAGGTGCCGCGGCCGCCGGGCTGGAGCGGCTGGCGTATCACGCCGTCGCGCATCGAGTTCTGGCACGACCGCCCATTCCGCCTGCACGACCGCATCGAATTTCGCCGTGACGCGGCCGGCCAGCCGTGGTCCAAGACGCGAATGTACCCCTGA
- a CDS encoding SDR family oxidoreductase, with the protein MPQPSNAPRRTLLLTGASRGIGHATVIRFSSAGWRVITCSRHPFPEDCPWDAGPEDHIQVDLGNPTDTARAISDIRNRLEGGMLHALVNNAAISPKGPGGSRLGSVDTDLDTWTHVFHVNFFAPIMIARGLIEELKTAKGSVVNVTSIAGSRVHPFAGAAYATSKAALASLTREMASDFGRVGVRVNAIAPGEIDTSILSPGTEKIVEQQIPMHRLGTPDEVAKIIYVLCTETSSYVNGAEIHINGGQHV; encoded by the coding sequence ATGCCGCAGCCCTCCAATGCGCCGCGCCGCACGCTGCTCCTGACCGGAGCCAGCCGCGGCATCGGCCACGCCACCGTGATCCGATTCTCCTCGGCGGGCTGGCGCGTCATCACCTGCTCGCGGCACCCGTTCCCCGAGGACTGCCCGTGGGACGCGGGCCCCGAGGATCACATCCAGGTCGATCTCGGCAATCCCACGGACACCGCACGCGCGATCTCCGACATCCGCAACCGCCTCGAAGGCGGCATGCTGCATGCGCTGGTCAACAACGCCGCGATCTCGCCGAAGGGACCGGGCGGTAGCCGGCTCGGCTCGGTCGACACCGATCTCGACACCTGGACGCATGTGTTCCACGTCAACTTCTTCGCGCCGATCATGATCGCGCGCGGACTGATCGAGGAGTTGAAGACGGCCAAGGGCTCGGTGGTAAACGTCACGTCGATCGCGGGCTCGCGGGTGCATCCCTTCGCGGGCGCCGCCTACGCCACCTCCAAGGCCGCACTCGCATCCCTGACGCGCGAGATGGCCTCGGACTTCGGCCGCGTCGGCGTGCGCGTCAACGCGATCGCGCCGGGCGAGATCGACACCTCGATCCTGTCGCCGGGCACCGAGAAGATCGTGGAGCAGCAGATCCCGATGCACCGGCTCGGCACGCCCGACGAGGTCGCCAAGATCATCTACGTGCTGTGCACGGAAACATCGTCCTACGTGAACGGCGCCGAGATCCATATCAATGGCGGCCAGCACGTGTAA
- a CDS encoding Uma2 family endonuclease, producing the protein MGVGIKEPTRAGRMSGERFRAFQEGRPDHERWELVAGVPMMMTPPTIAHNRIAGNLERLLNDALADHDQSRIAMQRPGIELGSGEFRPEPDVAVIDADYEPDQRFVERAYLLAEIVSATDGARVPDTETRWIDVKRTIYLAHAACEAVLIIEQDRMEVRLDTRTPSGWSSQTLGAADDLKLPAFGLQCAVADLYEGTPLQPRRTRRRPA; encoded by the coding sequence ATGGGTGTTGGAATCAAGGAACCCACCAGGGCCGGGCGTATGTCCGGTGAGCGCTTCCGTGCGTTCCAGGAAGGTCGCCCGGACCATGAACGCTGGGAGCTCGTTGCAGGTGTCCCGATGATGATGACCCCGCCGACGATCGCGCACAACCGTATCGCAGGAAATCTCGAGCGTCTGCTCAATGATGCACTCGCGGATCACGACCAGAGTCGGATCGCAATGCAGCGTCCGGGCATCGAACTCGGATCGGGCGAATTTCGGCCGGAGCCGGATGTCGCGGTCATCGATGCCGACTATGAGCCGGACCAGAGGTTCGTCGAGCGAGCTTACCTGCTGGCGGAAATCGTCTCTGCCACCGACGGGGCACGGGTGCCGGACACGGAGACGAGGTGGATCGATGTAAAGCGAACCATCTATCTCGCTCATGCGGCCTGCGAAGCGGTGCTCATCATAGAGCAGGACCGCATGGAAGTTCGTCTCGACACCAGGACGCCGAGTGGTTGGAGTTCGCAAACGCTCGGCGCGGCCGATGATCTGAAGCTGCCCGCATTCGGGCTGCAATGCGCGGTTGCCGATCTCTATGAGGGGACGCCGTTGCAGCCTCGCCGCACCCGAAGGCGCCCCGCCTGA
- a CDS encoding magnesium transporter CorA family protein, with the protein MFSVFVPSEASLKKAVVDDLTVLPDSAVWIDLFTPTAAEDKAVERLAGIAIPTREDMQEIEISSRLYIENGARYMTATLMCHSDTDMPRTTAVTFILGDHRLVTVRYDLPKPFALVEAKLARSCTPGLTGEMVLMELLDAVIDRCADILERCGAEIDQVSHDIFEPESERHGHAKQYSQILISIGRKGDLTSKVRESLVSIGRVVAFLSAVVEGVKWSKDMREQLKTMQRDVVSLTDHASYLSSKITFVLDAMLGVVNLEQNNIIKLFSVMAVVLMPPTLIASIYGMNFKAMPELEWAHGYPLALVLMLIAAIVPYWIFKWKKWL; encoded by the coding sequence ATGTTTTCGGTATTTGTTCCCTCCGAGGCCTCCCTGAAGAAGGCTGTTGTCGACGATCTCACCGTGTTGCCGGACAGCGCCGTCTGGATCGATCTGTTCACTCCGACCGCGGCCGAGGACAAAGCGGTGGAGCGGTTGGCGGGCATCGCGATCCCGACCCGGGAAGACATGCAGGAGATCGAGATCTCCAGCCGCCTCTACATCGAGAATGGCGCGCGCTACATGACTGCGACGCTGATGTGCCACTCTGATACGGACATGCCCCGGACCACGGCGGTGACCTTCATCCTGGGCGACCACCGCCTGGTGACGGTGCGTTACGACCTGCCGAAGCCCTTTGCGCTGGTCGAGGCCAAGCTGGCCCGCTCCTGTACGCCAGGGCTCACGGGCGAGATGGTGCTGATGGAACTGCTCGACGCGGTGATCGACCGCTGCGCCGACATTCTGGAGCGATGTGGCGCCGAGATCGACCAGGTCTCGCATGACATCTTCGAGCCCGAGAGCGAACGCCACGGTCACGCCAAGCAATACTCCCAGATCCTGATCTCGATCGGCCGCAAGGGCGATTTGACCTCCAAGGTTCGCGAGAGCCTGGTCTCGATCGGCCGCGTCGTCGCCTTCCTCTCGGCGGTGGTGGAAGGCGTGAAATGGTCGAAGGACATGCGCGAGCAGCTCAAGACCATGCAGCGCGACGTCGTCTCGCTGACCGACCACGCCTCCTACCTCTCCAGCAAGATCACCTTCGTGCTCGACGCCATGCTCGGCGTTGTTAATCTCGAGCAGAACAACATCATCAAGCTGTTTTCGGTCATGGCCGTTGTCCTGATGCCGCCGACGCTGATCGCCTCGATCTACGGCATGAACTTCAAGGCGATGCCGGAACTCGAATGGGCGCACGGTTATCCGCTGGCGCTGGTGCTGATGCTGATCGCAGCCATCGTTCCGTACTGGATCTTCAAGTGGAAGAAGTGGCTCTAA
- a CDS encoding L,D-transpeptidase: MSSLKVKLVILAAGLMLSGCMQATHFEATDTKAFKPKDKELLAKVRYENTPVAEPFRRAIVDYHRKESPGSIVVDSDNHYLYWVMDGGKAIRYGITVGEEAMAWSGIAKVGSMTEWPAWHPTPGEISRLGVPTFVAPGPDNPMGSRAMYLYSGGKDTLFRIHGTNQPEYIGASISSGCIRMTNEDAIDLYNRVKVGTIVVVLEPKHGDSPYNSRLALQGGSSGSY; encoded by the coding sequence ATGTCGTCGCTGAAAGTTAAGTTGGTTATTTTGGCTGCCGGCCTGATGCTGTCGGGCTGCATGCAGGCCACGCATTTTGAAGCGACCGACACCAAGGCCTTCAAGCCGAAGGACAAGGAACTGCTCGCCAAGGTCCGGTACGAAAACACCCCGGTCGCGGAGCCGTTCCGCCGCGCAATCGTCGACTACCATCGCAAGGAGTCGCCCGGCTCGATCGTGGTCGATTCCGACAACCACTACCTCTACTGGGTGATGGATGGCGGCAAGGCGATCCGCTACGGCATCACCGTCGGCGAAGAGGCAATGGCCTGGTCCGGCATCGCCAAGGTTGGCAGCATGACCGAGTGGCCCGCTTGGCACCCGACCCCGGGCGAGATTTCGCGTCTGGGCGTGCCGACCTTTGTCGCTCCCGGCCCGGACAATCCGATGGGCTCGCGCGCGATGTACCTCTACTCGGGCGGCAAGGACACGCTGTTCCGCATTCACGGCACCAACCAGCCGGAATATATCGGCGCCTCGATCTCCTCGGGCTGCATTCGTATGACCAATGAAGATGCGATCGACCTCTACAACCGCGTCAAGGTCGGCACCATCGTCGTGGTGCTCGAGCCGAAGCACGGCGATTCGCCCTATAACTCGCGTCTCGCGCTTCAGGGCGGCAGTTCCGGTTCTTACTAA
- a CDS encoding extensin family protein, which produces MSFSLPDFRRKWSCRGYMSAGAALVTAALGLSLVLPEPAAARKYAAPLDIFGIGAPRPRGPVHSAKIPLPKPRPEEAPKASDKPASDAPAAEGKPSPEKPGSDKPAEAPPPEKQASACRLALTEEIAIAPSIPDIRGPGGCGGEDLVRLEAIVLPDRRKVAVKPAAILRCAMASAIADWVRTDMVPLATSLGSSIADLDNFDSFECRGRNRIVGAMLSEHGKANALDVRAIKLANGQSIGLTDRTMSRDVRERVLHSVCSRFTTVLGPGSDWYHEDHIHLDLAPRRNDYRICQWNIWDPLPQVAPLLPAERPEEAPPREVAAKPETKEGADDEGAAKPAAPADKPAADAGQSQSARKPATKKRR; this is translated from the coding sequence ATGAGTTTTAGCCTGCCGGACTTTCGCCGCAAATGGTCTTGTCGCGGCTATATGTCCGCCGGCGCGGCACTGGTTACCGCCGCGCTTGGGTTATCGCTCGTGCTGCCCGAGCCCGCGGCTGCGCGAAAATATGCTGCGCCGCTCGATATCTTTGGCATTGGTGCACCACGGCCGCGTGGGCCGGTTCATTCAGCCAAAATCCCCTTGCCGAAGCCGCGCCCGGAGGAGGCGCCCAAAGCATCGGACAAGCCTGCATCGGACGCTCCGGCCGCGGAGGGCAAGCCTTCCCCCGAAAAGCCAGGCTCCGACAAGCCTGCCGAGGCGCCGCCGCCCGAGAAACAGGCCTCGGCCTGCCGCCTCGCGTTGACCGAGGAGATCGCGATCGCGCCATCGATCCCGGATATCCGCGGGCCCGGCGGCTGCGGCGGCGAGGATCTGGTGCGGCTGGAAGCCATCGTGCTGCCGGACAGGCGCAAGGTGGCGGTCAAGCCGGCGGCGATCCTCCGCTGCGCCATGGCGTCCGCGATCGCCGATTGGGTGCGGACGGACATGGTGCCGCTGGCCACAAGCCTCGGCTCGAGCATCGCCGATCTCGACAATTTCGACTCCTTCGAGTGCCGCGGCCGTAACCGTATCGTGGGCGCGATGCTGTCCGAGCACGGCAAGGCCAACGCGCTCGACGTCCGCGCGATCAAGCTCGCCAATGGCCAGTCGATCGGCCTGACCGACCGCACCATGTCGCGCGACGTGCGCGAGCGCGTGCTGCATTCGGTCTGCTCCCGCTTCACCACCGTGCTTGGCCCCGGCTCGGACTGGTACCACGAGGACCACATCCATCTCGATCTGGCGCCGCGCCGCAACGATTACCGGATCTGCCAGTGGAACATCTGGGATCCGCTGCCGCAGGTCGCCCCGCTGCTGCCGGCGGAACGGCCCGAAGAGGCTCCGCCGCGCGAGGTCGCGGCCAAGCCGGAGACGAAGGAGGGGGCTGACGACGAGGGGGCGGCGAAGCCTGCCGCACCTGCCGACAAGCCGGCGGCGGATGCCGGCCAGAGCCAGTCGGCGCGTAAGCCGGCAACAAAAAAGCGCCGGTGA
- a CDS encoding fatty-acid--CoA ligase — protein sequence MLGLMQDWPLLCHRIIEHAARIHGKQEVVTRSIEGPIHRTNYAEIHKRALKVSQMLERDGIKLGDRVATIAWNTWRHLEVWYGIMGIGAICHTVNPRLFPEQIAWIINHAQDRIVMTDITFVPVLEKLADKLPSVERYVVLTDKAHMPQTTLKNVVAYEDWIAEADGQFKWKDFDENTAAAMCYTSGTTGDPKGVLYSHRSNVLHALMANNVDALGTSASETMLPVVPLFHANSWGIAFSAPSQGTKLVMPGAKLDGASVYELLSTEKVTHTAGVPTVWLMLLQHMTANNLKLPDLKMVICGGSAMPRSMIKAFLDMGSNVRHAWGMTEMSPIGSVAALKPPFSDATGEARLDVLQMQGYAPFAVEMKITDDAGKELPWDGKTFGRLKVAGPAVAKAYYRIDADILDEDGFFDTGDVSTIDEAGYMRITDRSKDVIKSGGEWISSIDLENLAVAHPAVAEAAVIGVFHPKWDERPLLIVQLKQGQQATREDILKFMDGKIAKWWMPDDVAFVEGIPHTATGKILKTALRDQFKDYRFPNAAA from the coding sequence ATGCTTGGTTTGATGCAAGACTGGCCCCTGCTCTGCCACCGGATCATCGAACACGCCGCCAGGATTCATGGCAAGCAGGAGGTCGTCACGCGGTCGATCGAGGGACCGATCCATCGCACCAACTATGCCGAAATCCACAAGCGTGCGCTCAAGGTCTCGCAGATGCTGGAGCGCGACGGCATCAAGCTTGGCGACCGCGTCGCGACGATCGCCTGGAACACCTGGCGCCATCTCGAGGTCTGGTACGGCATCATGGGCATCGGCGCCATCTGCCATACCGTCAATCCCCGCCTTTTCCCCGAGCAGATCGCCTGGATCATCAACCATGCGCAGGACCGCATCGTGATGACCGACATCACCTTCGTGCCGGTGCTGGAGAAGCTCGCCGACAAGCTTCCGAGCGTGGAGCGCTATGTCGTGCTCACCGACAAGGCGCATATGCCACAGACCACGCTGAAGAACGTGGTCGCCTACGAGGACTGGATCGCGGAGGCCGACGGCCAATTCAAATGGAAGGATTTTGACGAGAACACGGCGGCCGCGATGTGCTACACGTCCGGCACCACGGGCGACCCCAAGGGCGTGCTGTATTCGCACCGCTCCAACGTGTTGCACGCGCTGATGGCCAACAATGTCGATGCGCTCGGCACCAGCGCCTCCGAGACGATGCTGCCGGTGGTGCCGCTGTTCCACGCCAATAGCTGGGGAATCGCCTTCTCCGCACCCTCGCAGGGCACCAAGCTGGTGATGCCCGGCGCCAAGCTCGACGGCGCCTCGGTCTACGAGCTGCTCTCGACCGAGAAGGTGACGCACACCGCGGGCGTGCCGACGGTGTGGCTGATGCTGCTCCAGCACATGACCGCCAACAATCTGAAGTTGCCGGATCTGAAGATGGTGATCTGCGGCGGCTCGGCGATGCCGCGCTCGATGATCAAGGCCTTCCTCGACATGGGCTCGAACGTCCGCCACGCCTGGGGCATGACCGAGATGAGCCCGATCGGCAGCGTCGCGGCGCTGAAGCCGCCGTTCAGCGATGCGACCGGCGAGGCGCGGCTCGACGTGCTCCAGATGCAGGGCTACGCGCCGTTCGCCGTCGAGATGAAAATCACCGACGATGCCGGCAAGGAACTGCCTTGGGACGGCAAGACCTTCGGCCGCCTCAAGGTCGCCGGTCCCGCCGTCGCCAAGGCCTATTACCGTATCGACGCTGACATCCTCGACGAGGACGGCTTCTTCGACACCGGCGACGTCTCGACCATCGACGAGGCCGGCTATATGCGGATCACCGACCGTTCCAAGGACGTGATCAAGTCCGGCGGCGAGTGGATATCCTCGATCGACCTGGAGAACCTCGCGGTCGCCCACCCCGCTGTGGCCGAGGCCGCTGTGATCGGCGTCTTCCACCCCAAATGGGACGAGCGGCCGCTGCTGATCGTGCAGCTCAAGCAGGGCCAGCAAGCCACGCGCGAGGACATCCTCAAGTTCATGGACGGCAAGATCGCCAAATGGTGGATGCCCGACGACGTCGCTTTCGTCGAGGGCATCCCGCATACGGCGACCGGCAAGATCCTGAAGACGGCGTTGCGCGACCAGTTCAAAGACTATCGCTTCCCGAACGCGGCGGCGTAG